A single Paenibacillus sp. FSL R5-0517 DNA region contains:
- a CDS encoding TrkA family potassium uptake protein: MRYAEVQREVKTLMAKKQYAVIGMGRFGSSVANALSGMGFDVLAIDADEQRTQEMSNVVTHAVSADSTDEEALRALGIRNFDVVVVAIGEDIQASILTTLILKDMGVPVLIVKAQNELHGKVLQKIGADKVIYPERDMGLRVAHHLTSPNILDYIELSEDYSILEMRASEQMIGKNLMELNIRARFGCNVMAIRSGNSMNISPYAEDRIEAGDVLVIVGHKDHLTKMELAYPK; encoded by the coding sequence ATGCGTTATGCTGAAGTGCAGCGGGAGGTTAAGACCCTAATGGCCAAGAAACAGTATGCCGTAATTGGCATGGGACGGTTCGGATCAAGTGTTGCCAATGCACTGAGCGGTATGGGATTCGACGTGCTGGCAATTGATGCGGACGAGCAGCGGACACAGGAAATGTCCAATGTGGTGACTCATGCGGTATCGGCAGATTCAACAGATGAAGAAGCGCTGCGGGCGCTGGGCATACGGAATTTCGACGTTGTCGTTGTGGCAATTGGTGAAGATATTCAGGCGAGTATTCTGACAACCCTGATATTGAAAGATATGGGTGTACCGGTCCTAATCGTAAAAGCTCAAAATGAGCTTCATGGTAAGGTGCTGCAGAAGATTGGAGCAGACAAGGTCATCTATCCTGAGCGGGATATGGGATTACGCGTAGCCCATCATCTGACCTCGCCTAACATACTGGATTACATTGAGTTATCTGAGGATTACAGTATTCTGGAGATGAGAGCTTCCGAGCAAATGATCGGCAAAAACCTGATGGAATTAAACATCCGTGCACGTTTTGGATGCAACGTCATGGCGATTCGTAGTGGGAACTCGATGAACATCTCTCCGTACGCGGAGGACCGGATCGAAGCTGGAGATGTGCTGGTCATTGTGGGTCACAAGGATCATTTGACGAAAATGGAACTTGCATATCCGAAGTGA
- a CDS encoding SDR family oxidoreductase, with protein sequence MRKTVLITGVSGGIGKELADRFAEGGHHIVLVARSEGKIQDLAQEYQKKYGIQMTVIAKDVAAPGVPQEIYHELKEKGIVVDYLVNNAGFGLFGTFMETELEQEVNMIDVNIKALTIMTKLFLPDMIQRGHGGVMNVASLVGFFPGPMMSVYYATKAYVLSFTEALENEVSGTGVTVTALCPGLTSTGFVDRSGMGVSKMLQGPIMEAGQVAEEGYQGFLRGKTLIMPGARNRFIAFMPRLLPRKMMTRMIRSSQDKTGH encoded by the coding sequence ATGAGAAAGACAGTTCTCATCACAGGGGTCTCAGGTGGGATTGGTAAAGAGTTAGCAGATCGATTTGCCGAAGGCGGACATCATATTGTGCTGGTAGCACGAAGCGAGGGTAAGATACAGGATTTAGCTCAGGAGTATCAGAAAAAGTATGGCATTCAGATGACGGTTATTGCCAAAGATGTGGCGGCACCTGGGGTACCACAGGAGATTTATCATGAGCTGAAGGAAAAGGGGATTGTTGTTGATTATCTTGTCAACAATGCAGGCTTCGGTCTGTTCGGGACGTTTATGGAAACGGAACTGGAACAAGAAGTCAATATGATTGACGTGAATATCAAGGCTTTAACCATCATGACCAAGCTGTTCTTACCGGATATGATCCAACGTGGGCACGGCGGTGTGATGAATGTGGCTTCGTTGGTAGGTTTTTTCCCTGGACCGATGATGTCGGTATATTATGCAACAAAGGCATACGTGTTATCGTTCACCGAAGCTTTGGAGAATGAAGTAAGCGGAACGGGTGTTACGGTAACGGCACTGTGTCCAGGCCTGACCTCTACCGGCTTTGTTGATCGTTCGGGTATGGGTGTCTCGAAGATGCTGCAGGGCCCTATCATGGAAGCGGGGCAGGTGGCTGAAGAAGGGTACCAAGGTTTCTTGCGTGGCAAGACGTTAATTATGCCTGGTGCTCGGAACCGATTCATCGCGTTTATGCCGCGGTTGTTGCCGCGTAAGATGATGACTCGCATGATTAGATCCTCACAGGATAAGACAGGACATTAA
- a CDS encoding TetR/AcrR family transcriptional regulator, translating into MARSKEFEESVVLDKAMRLFWKQGYEKTSMKDLVHHMGIHRKSLYDTFGDKHTLFLKAVDLYDHKISSALAAGVKRSTTATEALQFIFSSLIHEEEHPSSGCLIVNSTVELAARDDDMNNRSTEMFANTEKLIKDMIVWGQQEGEFTMEYNAELLAEYLHNVGVGLRVMAKTSITEEKLLRIGTLSMDLILR; encoded by the coding sequence ATGGCGAGAAGCAAAGAGTTCGAAGAGTCTGTTGTTCTGGATAAAGCAATGAGACTTTTTTGGAAACAAGGTTATGAAAAGACGTCTATGAAGGATCTGGTCCATCATATGGGAATTCATCGTAAAAGCTTGTATGACACATTTGGTGATAAACATACCTTGTTTCTGAAGGCAGTAGATCTGTATGATCACAAAATCAGCTCAGCTCTTGCGGCAGGTGTAAAGCGTTCTACAACGGCAACGGAAGCACTTCAGTTTATATTTTCCTCTTTAATTCATGAAGAGGAGCATCCTTCATCAGGCTGCTTGATTGTCAATTCGACGGTAGAATTAGCGGCACGCGATGACGACATGAACAACCGATCGACGGAGATGTTTGCAAATACGGAGAAACTCATCAAGGACATGATTGTGTGGGGACAGCAAGAAGGTGAATTCACAATGGAGTACAACGCCGAGCTATTGGCGGAATATTTGCATAATGTAGGCGTTGGGCTAAGGGTGATGGCCAAGACTTCAATAACCGAGGAAAAACTTCTTCGTATAGGGACGCTATCTATGGATCTCATACTAAGGTAG
- the sspI gene encoding small acid-soluble spore protein SspI — protein sequence MPITLSLREAIVHKVHDKSDDQLREMIEGSVDGPEAALPGLGAIFEMIWKNTEPAKQEELIQIAQEHLHTIPVQPLR from the coding sequence ATGCCCATTACATTAAGCCTGCGTGAAGCGATTGTTCATAAAGTTCATGACAAGAGTGATGATCAGCTCCGGGAGATGATTGAAGGTTCAGTAGATGGACCGGAAGCTGCATTACCTGGACTTGGCGCCATTTTCGAGATGATCTGGAAGAACACAGAACCTGCCAAGCAGGAAGAACTCATTCAAATCGCGCAGGAGCATCTGCACACCATTCCCGTTCAACCGCTTCGCTAA
- a CDS encoding alkene reductase, which translates to MEKIWSKTKIGNMELPHRLAMAPMTRSRAQEDGTPGELAALYYAQRATMGLLITEGTQPSDDGQGYLWSPGIYTDKHIDGWKKVTDAVHEAGGYVYIQLMHAGRMSHPDNTPHHRQPVAPSAIAPGVEMFTATGMQDIPVPRELSQEDIQTTIADFRKAAAAAIEAGADGVEIHGANGYLINQFFGDNSNTRTDEYGGSIENRARFAIEVAKAVVEEIGAERTGFRISPGTPLGGIQDGEQGPELYRYLAKELAQLDLVYLHVMHLGNEELLQDIRSIWQNPLLVNRAGRTLEDLSADLDRGLADLVPVGVWSLANPDLVERLQQGAPLNEADPATFFGSGSKGYTDYPTLDELKSQEGQH; encoded by the coding sequence TTGGAAAAGATATGGAGTAAAACAAAGATTGGCAACATGGAATTGCCTCATAGACTAGCGATGGCACCCATGACACGCAGTCGGGCGCAAGAAGATGGTACACCTGGAGAGTTGGCTGCACTTTATTATGCTCAGCGTGCGACCATGGGACTCCTGATTACGGAAGGTACACAACCCTCGGATGATGGACAGGGGTACTTGTGGTCACCTGGCATCTATACCGACAAGCATATTGATGGATGGAAAAAGGTAACGGATGCGGTGCATGAAGCTGGCGGATATGTATACATCCAATTAATGCATGCGGGTCGCATGTCACATCCGGACAATACCCCGCATCATCGCCAACCGGTTGCTCCATCTGCCATCGCACCGGGTGTAGAAATGTTTACGGCTACAGGGATGCAGGATATCCCCGTTCCCCGGGAATTGAGTCAGGAGGATATTCAAACGACCATCGCCGATTTCCGTAAAGCAGCAGCCGCAGCGATCGAAGCAGGGGCGGATGGCGTCGAAATTCATGGAGCCAATGGATATTTGATCAATCAGTTCTTCGGAGACAATTCAAATACGCGGACAGATGAGTATGGGGGATCTATAGAAAATCGTGCTCGGTTTGCAATTGAAGTAGCGAAAGCTGTTGTCGAAGAAATTGGAGCAGAACGTACAGGCTTCCGAATCTCTCCAGGAACACCTCTTGGCGGAATTCAGGATGGGGAACAAGGTCCTGAACTTTATCGTTATCTTGCCAAAGAATTAGCCCAATTGGACTTGGTGTACCTTCATGTTATGCATCTTGGAAATGAAGAACTGCTCCAGGACATTCGTTCAATTTGGCAAAATCCATTGTTGGTCAACCGGGCCGGAAGAACGTTAGAAGATCTCAGTGCAGATCTAGATCGAGGTCTGGCTGATCTGGTACCGGTTGGTGTATGGTCTTTGGCCAATCCGGATTTGGTGGAACGTCTTCAACAAGGTGCACCACTTAATGAAGCAGATCCTGCAACCTTCTTTGGTTCAGGAAGTAAAGGGTACACGGATTATCCTACGTTGGATGAATTGAAGTCACAAGAGGGGCAACACTAG
- a CDS encoding SDR family NAD(P)-dependent oxidoreductase, whose product MKYTVITGASSGIGYETALAFAARGKNLILVARRLDKLEELKSTIQSINPKVSVIVHTSDLSVTAEAYALYNDLKEYEIETWINNAGLGEVSFIAEQNLDKVETMLRVNIESLTILSTLYVRDYADIEDTQLINVSSALGYAIAVGNVAYSASKYYVSAFTEGLAKELELKGAQLKAKILAPAITETEFIQKSLNAEAFDYKANMSKYHTAKEMAGFMLDLYDRNDVVVGIVDQNYDFQLTAPMYPVLSELS is encoded by the coding sequence ATGAAATACACTGTAATTACAGGAGCAAGTTCAGGGATTGGATATGAGACGGCATTGGCATTTGCAGCACGAGGGAAAAACTTGATTTTGGTAGCTAGAAGATTGGATAAGTTAGAAGAGCTTAAATCCACCATTCAGAGTATCAATCCTAAAGTGAGTGTTATTGTTCACACAAGTGACCTGTCTGTTACGGCAGAGGCTTACGCATTGTACAACGATTTGAAGGAATATGAAATCGAGACTTGGATCAATAATGCAGGGCTTGGAGAGGTTTCGTTCATTGCTGAACAAAATTTGGATAAAGTAGAGACCATGCTGCGAGTTAACATCGAATCACTGACCATCCTGTCTACACTGTATGTACGAGATTATGCGGATATCGAAGACACGCAGTTGATTAACGTCTCCTCCGCACTTGGATATGCCATTGCTGTAGGCAATGTTGCTTATTCTGCATCGAAATACTATGTTAGTGCCTTCACCGAAGGTCTTGCCAAAGAACTTGAACTGAAAGGTGCGCAACTAAAAGCGAAGATCCTAGCACCAGCGATCACTGAAACAGAATTCATTCAAAAATCACTGAATGCTGAAGCTTTTGATTACAAAGCCAATATGTCCAAATACCATACAGCTAAAGAAATGGCGGGCTTCATGTTAGATTTGTATGATCGCAACGATGTGGTTGTGGGGATTGTAGACCAGAACTATGATTTCCAACTGACGGCTCCGATGTACCCAGTGCTCTCAGAACTAAGTTAA
- a CDS encoding RNA methyltransferase, protein MDIVSPQNTRVKEWAQLLEKKHRTRQHKYIIEGIHLVQEALRAGADLECIVYDGEQGVPSELAGLENPLQRVEWVSVSPAVIAKCTDTMTPQPVFAIVRKGSEPLESLIDGARGLVVVLDGVQDPGNVGTIIRSADAAGAAGVVLGAGCADVYNPKTIRSTMGSLFHLPIVEGQLESLLPKAKGAGVKLVSTSLQAEHSCYSYDFTQSVWLVIGNEGKGISDATARLVDDAITIPMQGKAESLNAAMAATILLFEAMRQRMV, encoded by the coding sequence ATGGATATTGTATCACCGCAAAATACACGTGTAAAAGAATGGGCACAGCTGCTGGAGAAAAAGCATCGTACCCGTCAACATAAATATATCATTGAAGGCATTCATCTGGTACAGGAAGCGTTGCGCGCCGGAGCAGATCTGGAGTGTATTGTGTACGACGGAGAGCAAGGCGTACCTAGCGAACTGGCCGGGCTTGAGAACCCGTTACAGCGTGTAGAATGGGTCAGTGTATCTCCTGCGGTTATCGCCAAATGTACGGATACGATGACACCACAGCCTGTATTCGCAATTGTGCGTAAAGGCAGTGAGCCACTGGAAAGCCTCATTGACGGCGCGCGCGGGCTTGTTGTGGTACTGGATGGGGTGCAGGACCCAGGAAATGTGGGGACGATTATTCGGAGTGCGGATGCAGCTGGAGCAGCAGGTGTCGTACTTGGCGCAGGCTGTGCGGATGTATATAACCCGAAGACGATTCGTTCGACGATGGGGTCATTGTTTCATTTGCCTATTGTGGAGGGCCAGTTGGAGTCCTTGCTTCCCAAAGCAAAGGGTGCGGGTGTGAAGCTGGTAAGTACTTCTTTGCAGGCAGAGCATTCTTGCTATAGTTATGATTTTACGCAATCGGTATGGCTTGTGATTGGCAACGAAGGTAAGGGTATCTCGGATGCTACGGCACGCTTGGTGGATGATGCAATTACGATTCCAATGCAAGGCAAGGCGGAGTCGCTTAATGCGGCAATGGCGGCAACGATTTTGTTGTTTGAGGCGATGAGGCAGCGGATGGTGTAG
- a CDS encoding NADP-dependent oxidoreductase — protein MRAAQIQKYSKKIQVKINDIEIPQIQSHEVLVKVKAAGVNPLDILNMNGSVRMIADYNLPLTLGNELSGVIEAVGDDVLNFKVGDSVYTRLPLNKIGAFAEYAAVHENALSMMPENLSFIEAAAVPLTALTAYQALHDVLRAEPNKKLFIPGGTGGFGAMAIPIAKSMGLTVITSGSERGRARTLSIGADQFINYKTEHYADILSDIDYVIDTLGADEIKAELSILKPQGKLVSLKAGPNYRFAVDSQFPLWKRALFGLVGARLDSLARKNQNEYRFLFVHSSGVQLQEITALVEKEDIKPSIESAYSFDDIEKALIKVSTGHSQGKVIVTF, from the coding sequence ATGAGAGCAGCTCAGATTCAGAAGTACTCCAAAAAAATCCAAGTGAAAATCAATGATATCGAGATACCTCAGATTCAGAGCCATGAGGTCCTTGTCAAAGTAAAAGCTGCGGGTGTAAATCCGCTGGATATCTTGAATATGAATGGCAGTGTTCGGATGATTGCCGACTATAACTTACCTTTAACTTTAGGTAATGAATTATCAGGTGTCATTGAAGCTGTTGGTGATGATGTTTTGAATTTTAAAGTGGGCGATTCGGTCTACACAAGGTTACCTCTGAATAAAATTGGTGCTTTTGCTGAATATGCAGCCGTGCATGAAAATGCTTTGTCCATGATGCCGGAGAATTTGTCCTTTATTGAAGCGGCTGCAGTACCTCTTACTGCCCTGACCGCTTATCAAGCATTGCATGATGTACTTCGAGCTGAACCGAATAAAAAGCTGTTTATACCTGGAGGAACTGGTGGTTTCGGTGCGATGGCTATCCCGATTGCCAAGTCTATGGGATTAACGGTTATCACAAGTGGCAGTGAGAGAGGAAGAGCACGTACTCTATCCATTGGAGCAGATCAATTCATTAATTATAAGACGGAGCATTATGCTGACATCCTGTCCGACATCGATTATGTCATTGACACTTTGGGTGCTGACGAGATCAAAGCTGAATTGAGCATTTTGAAACCACAGGGTAAATTAGTTTCTTTGAAAGCGGGACCCAATTATCGCTTTGCAGTAGACAGTCAATTCCCGTTGTGGAAGAGAGCACTATTTGGTCTGGTAGGTGCACGCCTGGATTCGTTAGCACGTAAGAACCAAAATGAATATCGGTTTTTATTCGTGCACTCCAGCGGGGTCCAATTGCAAGAGATTACAGCTCTTGTAGAAAAAGAAGACATTAAGCCTTCGATCGAATCCGCTTATTCGTTTGATGATATTGAAAAGGCATTAATTAAAGTATCAACGGGTCACTCCCAGGGCAAAGTCATTGTTACCTTCTAA
- a CDS encoding aldo/keto reductase, with amino-acid sequence MEYRVLGNTGLKVSSFALGTGTWGFMGKVTESEAAVLLDEALAGGINFIDTADVYSLGQSEEILGNLLKERRQNIVLATKGGMVMGSGLNQSGNSKLWIKRAVEDSLRRLKTDYIDLYQLHQPDLQTDIEESLDALTDLVREGKIRYIGTSNFQAWQVTEAQWNSERNKTARFVSEQAPYSIVNRSIEFDLLAATSKYGMGVLVWSPLSGGLLTGKYRSGEVAAKGSRAAASLGKLSTVVDPNREENRTKFEAVDKLQALANESGLTLPHLAMAFTQAHSAITSAIVGARTIEQLRETLKGSDIRLSADILDAIDAIVPPGVTLDALEKGWTPDWLQANKRRIQS; translated from the coding sequence ATGGAGTATCGTGTATTAGGAAATACGGGTCTCAAAGTAAGCAGTTTTGCATTAGGTACAGGTACGTGGGGCTTTATGGGGAAAGTCACGGAAAGTGAAGCAGCTGTTCTTTTAGATGAAGCGTTGGCAGGCGGTATTAATTTCATCGATACGGCGGATGTATATTCCCTTGGTCAATCTGAAGAGATTCTCGGCAACCTTTTGAAAGAGCGTAGACAAAATATTGTTCTCGCCACAAAAGGCGGAATGGTTATGGGCAGTGGACTTAATCAATCCGGTAACTCAAAATTATGGATTAAACGTGCAGTAGAGGATAGCTTGAGGAGGTTAAAAACGGACTATATTGACCTGTATCAACTACATCAGCCAGATCTTCAAACCGATATTGAGGAAAGTCTTGATGCACTGACAGATTTGGTTCGAGAAGGAAAAATTCGTTATATTGGTACATCTAATTTTCAAGCGTGGCAAGTAACCGAAGCACAATGGAATAGCGAACGTAACAAAACAGCACGTTTTGTATCCGAACAAGCACCTTATTCCATTGTGAATCGGAGTATTGAATTTGATTTGCTCGCTGCAACCTCAAAATATGGAATGGGTGTATTGGTATGGAGCCCACTTTCTGGCGGCTTGCTAACAGGAAAATACCGCTCCGGCGAAGTGGCTGCCAAAGGTTCCAGAGCAGCGGCATCACTTGGGAAACTTTCTACTGTTGTGGACCCAAATCGAGAGGAAAACCGTACCAAGTTTGAAGCGGTGGATAAGCTCCAAGCCCTTGCAAATGAATCAGGATTAACGTTGCCGCATCTTGCGATGGCATTTACACAAGCTCACTCAGCAATTACTTCCGCGATAGTTGGGGCAAGAACCATTGAGCAATTGCGTGAAACTCTAAAAGGCAGCGACATCCGTTTGAGCGCCGATATCTTGGATGCGATCGATGCGATCGTTCCGCCAGGTGTAACCCTGGATGCTCTGGAAAAAGGCTGGACACCGGATTGGCTACAAGCAAACAAGCGAAGAATCCAGAGTTGA
- a CDS encoding methyltransferase domain-containing protein — MKTPEPFLFLQGFLRNPKRVGSVLPSSKFLARKIVQSIRWDEVRSIAELGPGTGAVTRLMRAHLPQSATVFLFERDPKMRSNLKRTYPEFMFHSNASYLLKRINQEHVQQLDSIICGLPFFNFSREMRQNILSQIHTALRPGGILVLYQYSLHMKKRLAELFEIEKIQFEPLSFPPAFVYVCRKRQDEGASKTSELEES; from the coding sequence ATGAAAACACCCGAACCATTTCTTTTCCTGCAAGGATTTCTGAGGAATCCCAAACGAGTAGGCAGTGTCCTGCCCAGTTCCAAATTTCTAGCTCGTAAAATCGTCCAATCTATACGATGGGATGAGGTTAGGAGCATTGCTGAGCTGGGGCCAGGAACAGGCGCTGTTACACGTCTCATGAGAGCACATTTACCGCAATCTGCAACTGTGTTTTTATTTGAAAGAGACCCCAAAATGAGAAGTAATCTGAAGAGGACATATCCTGAATTCATGTTCCATTCGAATGCATCCTATCTGTTGAAAAGAATCAATCAAGAACATGTGCAACAATTGGATAGTATCATTTGCGGACTGCCCTTTTTTAATTTCTCCAGAGAAATGAGACAAAATATCCTGTCACAGATCCATACAGCGCTGCGACCTGGAGGCATTTTAGTTTTGTACCAGTACTCACTTCATATGAAGAAACGTTTAGCTGAGTTATTTGAGATCGAGAAAATTCAATTTGAACCCCTCAGCTTCCCGCCTGCTTTTGTGTATGTTTGTCGTAAAAGACAAGATGAAGGAGCCAGTAAAACAAGCGAATTGGAGGAAAGCTGA